In Chryseobacterium gleum, a single genomic region encodes these proteins:
- a CDS encoding AAA family ATPase, producing MNQNINQLNTVLNYVKDTFVGKNDVVDLLGICLLARENAFLYGPPGTAKSAIVRTLAKTVKDGKNFEYLLTRFTEPNEIFGPFDIRKLKEGELLTNTEGMMPEASMVFLDEIFNANSAILNSLLMALNEKIFKRGKETKHLPALMFVGASNVLPEDEALNALFDRFLVRINVDYVNPELLQQVLLAGRKLENEEETEIPEIHADEIRQLQNLCRTIDLKPIYEVYLNTIMTLRNTGIAISDRRAVKLQNLIAASALICGRKEAVLSDLWVLKHIWDTEEQIEILEGIINRTIEKDDHPDSHPQAMQNKTPNPEEVMKDVKILVEKWNGGALSFEEQNVIKDKLRYLQTRCDWIRNPEQKQYIQQEIESLWQKILQSV from the coding sequence ATGAATCAGAATATCAATCAACTCAATACAGTCCTAAACTACGTAAAAGATACTTTTGTAGGTAAAAATGATGTCGTAGATCTGCTGGGAATCTGCCTTTTGGCAAGAGAAAATGCCTTTCTGTACGGACCTCCGGGAACTGCAAAATCAGCTATTGTCAGAACGCTGGCGAAAACAGTGAAAGACGGGAAAAACTTTGAATATTTATTGACCCGCTTTACAGAACCGAACGAGATCTTCGGTCCTTTTGATATCAGAAAGCTGAAAGAAGGAGAACTTTTGACCAATACGGAAGGAATGATGCCTGAAGCTTCCATGGTTTTCCTGGATGAGATTTTCAATGCGAACTCTGCAATTCTGAATTCCCTTCTGATGGCGCTTAACGAAAAAATCTTTAAACGAGGAAAGGAAACCAAACACTTACCTGCACTGATGTTTGTAGGAGCAAGTAATGTTCTTCCGGAAGATGAAGCGCTGAATGCATTATTTGATCGTTTTCTGGTAAGAATTAATGTCGATTATGTGAATCCCGAACTTTTACAACAAGTCCTTCTGGCAGGAAGAAAACTGGAAAATGAAGAAGAAACGGAAATTCCGGAAATTCATGCTGACGAAATCAGGCAGTTACAAAACCTGTGCAGAACAATAGATCTTAAACCGATTTATGAAGTGTACCTGAATACGATCATGACGCTTAGAAATACAGGAATTGCTATTTCGGACCGTAGAGCCGTAAAACTTCAGAATCTCATTGCAGCAAGTGCTCTGATCTGCGGAAGAAAAGAAGCCGTGCTTTCCGATCTGTGGGTATTGAAACACATCTGGGATACGGAAGAGCAGATTGAAATTCTGGAAGGAATCATCAACAGGACGATTGAAAAAGATGATCATCCGGATTCCCATCCACAGGCCATGCAGAATAAAACTCCTAATCCTGAAGAAGTCATGAAAGACGTAAAAATTCTTGTTGAAAAATGGAATGGAGGAGCATTGAGTTTTGAAGAGCAGAATGTAATAAAAGATAAACTGAGGTATCTGCAGACCCGTTGCGACTGGATTAGAAACCCGGAACAAAAGCAGTATATACAGCAGGAAATTGAAAGCTTATGGCAGAAGATTCTTCAAAGCGTTTAA
- a CDS encoding MBL fold metallo-hydrolase yields the protein MKNLKKQLGQFPDEKRKEYFSTLPNYLNGRFQNILTTPALLEGESMTKLLLQSLCKVENTSPKTALPFVVTDLKNLQPEENVLVWFGHSSYFIQVDGKKFLIDPVFSGNASPMPGSVKAFQGADYYKPEHMPEIDFLLISHDHWDHLDYKTVQELKDKVGKVICGLGTGQHFEYWGWSFDKIIEKNWWESIDIAEGFRITLTPARHFSGRLLNRNISLWTSFVLKTLSKTLFLGGDSGYGNHFTEIGDKYGPFDLAIMENGQYNEKWPYIHTLPDQLITEIKELKARNFIPVHNSKFKLAQHAWYEPLELAAQHAEKNNIPITLPMIGEKVNLDQLESANWKKWWEEYR from the coding sequence ATGAAAAATTTAAAAAAGCAGCTCGGGCAGTTTCCCGATGAAAAAAGAAAAGAATATTTCAGTACGCTTCCCAATTATCTCAATGGGAGGTTTCAGAATATATTGACGACACCTGCCTTATTGGAAGGTGAAAGTATGACCAAACTGCTTCTCCAGAGCTTATGCAAAGTAGAAAATACCTCACCCAAAACGGCACTTCCGTTTGTGGTAACTGATCTTAAAAATCTTCAGCCCGAGGAAAATGTTTTGGTATGGTTCGGGCACAGTTCCTACTTCATTCAGGTGGATGGAAAGAAATTTCTGATAGATCCTGTTTTCAGTGGTAATGCTTCACCGATGCCAGGCTCAGTAAAAGCTTTTCAGGGAGCCGATTATTATAAGCCTGAACATATGCCGGAGATAGATTTCCTGCTTATCTCCCATGACCACTGGGATCATCTGGATTATAAAACCGTTCAGGAATTAAAAGATAAAGTGGGTAAAGTCATTTGTGGGCTGGGAACCGGACAACATTTTGAATACTGGGGCTGGAGTTTTGACAAAATCATTGAGAAAAACTGGTGGGAAAGCATAGACATTGCTGAAGGTTTCAGAATCACTCTTACTCCTGCAAGACATTTTTCAGGAAGATTACTGAATCGTAATATCTCCCTCTGGACATCTTTCGTTTTAAAAACTCTGTCAAAAACTCTGTTTTTAGGTGGTGACAGCGGTTATGGTAATCATTTTACAGAAATCGGAGACAAATATGGTCCGTTTGATCTGGCCATCATGGAAAACGGGCAGTATAATGAAAAGTGGCCCTACATACATACTTTGCCTGATCAGTTGATAACAGAAATAAAAGAACTGAAAGCCAGAAATTTCATTCCTGTACACAATTCCAAATTCAAGCTGGCACAGCATGCATGGTATGAACCTTTGGAGCTGGCAGCACAGCATGCGGAAAAAAATAATATTCCGATAACACTCCCAATGATTGGAGAAAAAGTAAATCTGGATCAGTTAGAATCAGCAAACTGGAAAAAATGGTGGGAAGAATATAGATAA
- a CDS encoding alkaline phosphatase D family protein gives MMENNNQFNRRRFLKNSLLAAGGFFIAPLIESCSDDFTENGNAPDDLKNGGFESGVASFDPSATGIIIWTRYSKGTDAEITWEISKNSSFSEVVRRGQVNATVVNDFTVAVDVQNISSNTKYYYRFYNSKTKEVSVTGETLTLPSKSDAISEVKMAVVSCSNFPAGLFNVYGAIAKSEADVVVHLGDYIYEYAPGEYGTNPYTNQLGRAHQPAKEILNLTDYRERYRQYRGDKNLQLLHQRKPFICVWDDHEFANDTYKSGAENHQPNEGDFQARKMAAFQAYSEYIPLKTGKDMRIYRSFNFGNIVSLYMMDTRVIARDKQMEYSDYLDAAGNFNQVQFKTDFLSTSRKLIGSEQMSWLNSQINGDTAKWKVLGQQILMTKMMVPAELLMLLNQILAEIKQHGSAQPATMQALQNTITQLIVLKTRYKQQDPTLTPQEIARITTTLPYNLDAWDGYFMEREQLYSVLAGKNVVVLAGDTHNAWLGKLTDAQGKFIGTELACSSVSSPGLEGYLGITSDPAKAIELAQAFSLLIDDLEYANLYKRGYLHVKFTSGSSVTEWRFVDNVISDTYNITTEKTYTIS, from the coding sequence ATGATGGAAAACAATAACCAATTCAACAGAAGAAGATTTCTTAAAAATTCACTATTAGCGGCAGGAGGATTTTTTATTGCTCCTTTAATTGAAAGCTGCAGCGATGATTTTACTGAAAATGGAAATGCACCTGATGATCTTAAAAACGGAGGTTTCGAATCCGGTGTCGCGAGTTTTGACCCAAGTGCTACGGGAATTATTATCTGGACCAGGTATTCAAAAGGAACTGATGCAGAGATTACATGGGAAATCAGTAAAAATAGCAGCTTTTCAGAAGTTGTGAGAAGAGGGCAGGTGAATGCGACAGTAGTGAATGATTTTACGGTAGCGGTGGATGTACAGAATATTTCTTCCAACACAAAGTATTACTACAGATTCTATAACAGTAAAACTAAAGAAGTCAGCGTAACAGGAGAAACGCTTACTTTACCTTCAAAATCAGATGCTATAAGTGAAGTGAAGATGGCAGTAGTGTCTTGTTCTAATTTTCCTGCAGGACTTTTTAATGTATATGGAGCCATTGCAAAATCTGAAGCTGATGTAGTGGTGCACCTTGGAGATTATATTTATGAATATGCTCCGGGAGAATATGGAACAAATCCTTACACCAATCAGTTGGGCAGAGCTCATCAACCCGCAAAAGAAATTCTTAACCTCACTGATTACAGAGAGCGGTACAGACAATACAGAGGAGATAAAAATCTTCAGCTTCTTCATCAGAGAAAACCGTTCATCTGTGTTTGGGATGACCATGAGTTTGCCAATGATACCTATAAATCCGGAGCCGAAAACCATCAGCCGAACGAAGGAGATTTTCAGGCAAGAAAAATGGCAGCGTTCCAGGCATACAGTGAATATATTCCTCTTAAAACGGGGAAAGATATGAGAATTTACAGAAGTTTCAACTTCGGAAATATAGTTTCTCTTTATATGATGGATACAAGAGTGATTGCAAGAGATAAACAGATGGAATACTCGGATTATCTGGATGCAGCCGGGAACTTTAATCAGGTACAGTTTAAAACAGATTTTCTAAGCACAAGCAGAAAACTGATCGGGAGCGAGCAAATGTCATGGCTAAATTCGCAGATCAATGGTGATACGGCAAAATGGAAAGTTCTTGGTCAGCAGATTTTAATGACGAAAATGATGGTTCCTGCAGAACTTCTTATGTTACTGAACCAGATTCTTGCAGAGATCAAACAACATGGAAGCGCTCAACCGGCTACGATGCAGGCACTTCAGAATACCATCACCCAACTAATAGTCCTTAAAACAAGATACAAACAGCAGGATCCTACATTAACACCGCAGGAAATTGCAAGAATCACCACTACTTTACCATACAATCTGGATGCATGGGATGGTTATTTCATGGAAAGAGAGCAGCTTTATTCTGTTCTTGCAGGAAAGAATGTGGTAGTACTGGCAGGCGATACGCACAATGCATGGTTAGGAAAACTTACCGATGCCCAGGGAAAATTTATCGGGACAGAACTGGCGTGCAGCTCCGTTTCTTCTCCAGGCTTAGAAGGATATCTGGGAATCACTTCAGATCCTGCAAAAGCAATAGAACTGGCACAGGCATTTTCCCTGTTGATTGATGATCTGGAATATGCCAATCTTTATAAAAGAGGATATCTGCATGTGAAATTTACTTCAGGTAGTTCTGTTACAGAATGGAGATTTGTAGATAATGTCATTTCCGATACATACAATATAACGACAGAAAAAACATATACAATTTCATAG
- a CDS encoding ribonuclease H-like YkuK family protein: METQQQTWQNMSGKIFQHSITQLVEEAIIREQANGHRLKVCVGSDSHVYGDAISYATAVVFIREGKGAFTFIRKEREIQSISIKERMLNEVNKSVEIAYAICSVLDAYGVEMEVHADINTDPDFKSNVALKDAMGYILGMGYVFKAKPYAFASSNCADMMV; encoded by the coding sequence ATGGAAACGCAACAGCAAACATGGCAGAATATGAGTGGAAAAATTTTCCAGCACTCTATCACACAGTTGGTAGAAGAAGCCATCATTCGCGAACAGGCCAACGGACACCGTCTGAAAGTATGTGTGGGATCAGACTCTCATGTATATGGGGATGCCATCAGTTATGCTACGGCAGTAGTGTTTATTCGTGAGGGAAAAGGAGCGTTTACCTTTATAAGAAAAGAAAGAGAAATACAGAGTATCAGTATCAAGGAGCGAATGCTGAATGAAGTCAACAAATCCGTTGAAATTGCATACGCAATCTGCTCTGTTCTGGATGCTTATGGTGTGGAAATGGAGGTACACGCAGACATTAATACCGACCCGGATTTTAAATCCAATGTAGCATTAAAGGATGCCATGGGATATATTCTGGGAATGGGGTATGTGTTTAAGGCAAAGCCTTACGCTTTTGCAAGTTCTAACTGTGCTGATATGATGGTGTAA
- a CDS encoding SDR family NAD(P)-dependent oxidoreductase, protein MNQSDQKFSNEEWETCLKVLNALKENPFLNPDNKTFSGLITKIHKGAKKQSRNENYSEMKSHDLAVNSNSVLMQKALAGVSAFYDDEKEEVKLTKLQIPKNCYCCNQSYQYAHSFYSRLCPVCAEENYEKRFETADLTGRNVILTGGRVKVGFATALKVLRGGANLVLTTRFPALAMELMQQEADYNEWKDRLWIYGLDLRNLKAIQDFINFYTFNFDTLDILINNAAQTIKYPDEYYLPIIKREKEKLVEFKNINTLIPNQTEISSEIAKLEYAYHEETQVELTRFGQPVDNREKTSWNSTLEEVSMYELVEVNLINHIAPYFLIKELKPLMKNSVFKEKFIINVTSSEGIFSYENKTIFHPHTNMTKAALNMMTLTSAKEFENDQIYMSAVDVGWISTGAKESLRKKQFEMGYIPPLDSVDGAARILHPVMEGIKGNYFSRVLLKNYKVHTW, encoded by the coding sequence ATGAATCAATCAGATCAAAAATTTTCAAATGAAGAATGGGAAACCTGCCTCAAAGTTTTGAATGCTTTGAAGGAAAACCCTTTTCTGAATCCCGATAATAAAACATTTTCAGGGCTGATTACCAAAATTCATAAAGGTGCAAAAAAACAAAGCCGTAATGAGAATTATTCAGAAATGAAATCCCATGACCTGGCAGTAAATTCCAATTCAGTATTAATGCAGAAAGCATTGGCTGGCGTTTCTGCTTTTTATGATGATGAAAAGGAAGAAGTGAAACTTACAAAGCTTCAGATTCCCAAAAACTGCTACTGCTGTAACCAAAGTTATCAGTATGCACATTCTTTCTATTCCAGATTATGTCCTGTCTGTGCTGAAGAAAACTACGAAAAGCGTTTTGAAACGGCAGATCTTACCGGAAGAAATGTAATTCTGACAGGAGGAAGAGTGAAAGTAGGTTTTGCCACCGCATTGAAGGTATTAAGAGGCGGGGCCAATCTGGTTTTGACAACCCGTTTTCCGGCACTGGCGATGGAATTGATGCAGCAGGAAGCAGACTATAACGAATGGAAAGACAGATTGTGGATTTACGGTTTGGATTTGAGAAATCTAAAGGCTATTCAGGATTTTATCAATTTTTATACATTCAATTTTGATACGCTGGATATCCTGATCAATAATGCTGCACAGACCATAAAATATCCCGATGAATATTACCTTCCGATAATAAAGCGTGAAAAAGAAAAACTGGTAGAATTTAAGAATATTAATACCCTGATCCCGAATCAGACTGAAATTTCAAGTGAAATTGCAAAACTGGAATATGCTTATCATGAAGAAACACAAGTAGAACTTACCCGTTTTGGACAGCCTGTTGATAACAGAGAAAAAACAAGCTGGAATTCCACGCTGGAAGAAGTTTCCATGTACGAATTGGTAGAGGTTAATCTCATCAATCATATTGCGCCTTATTTTCTGATCAAAGAACTGAAACCATTGATGAAAAACTCAGTGTTTAAAGAAAAATTCATCATCAATGTAACCTCATCAGAAGGAATTTTCAGCTATGAAAATAAAACCATTTTTCACCCGCATACCAATATGACAAAAGCGGCTTTGAATATGATGACTCTAACGTCTGCAAAAGAATTTGAGAATGATCAGATCTATATGAGTGCCGTAGATGTGGGATGGATTTCCACAGGAGCGAAAGAAAGTCTCAGAAAGAAACAGTTTGAGATGGGCTACATTCCGCCGTTGGATTCTGTGGATGGTGCAGCCAGAATTCTGCATCCTGTGATGGAAGGAATAAAAGGAAATTATTTCAGTAGAGTTTTATTGAAAAATTATAAAGTTCATACCTGGTAA
- a CDS encoding purine nucleoside phosphorylase DeoD-type produces MSIHISAKKGEIAKVVLQPGDPLRAQYIAENYLENAKLVSKTRGIFYYTGLYKGKEITVGASGMGFPSIGIYSFELFTEYEVDTIIRIGTCGAYNTDLKLFDILNIDKAASESTYAKYAWGIEDEILSHQGNIFNTINETAKELSLNAKAINIHSSDIFYRKDPATPEIATKYNCPAVEMEAFGLFANAQHLGKMQQLFLR; encoded by the coding sequence ATGAGTATTCACATCAGTGCAAAAAAAGGAGAAATTGCCAAAGTAGTATTGCAGCCGGGGGATCCGCTTCGTGCACAGTATATTGCTGAAAATTATTTAGAAAATGCAAAACTGGTTAGCAAAACCAGAGGAATTTTTTATTATACGGGTCTTTATAAAGGAAAAGAAATCACTGTAGGAGCAAGTGGAATGGGTTTCCCAAGTATCGGAATCTATTCTTTTGAGCTGTTTACAGAATATGAAGTAGATACCATCATCAGAATCGGTACTTGCGGTGCTTACAATACGGATCTTAAACTTTTTGATATTTTAAATATTGATAAAGCTGCCAGTGAAAGTACTTATGCTAAATACGCATGGGGAATTGAAGACGAAATCCTTTCTCACCAGGGAAATATCTTCAATACCATTAATGAAACGGCTAAAGAACTATCCTTAAACGCAAAAGCAATCAATATCCACAGTAGTGACATTTTCTACAGAAAAGATCCTGCTACTCCGGAAATTGCTACAAAATATAACTGTCCTGCAGTAGAAATGGAAGCTTTCGGTTTATTTGCCAATGCCCAGCATTTAGGAAAAATGCAGCAACTATTCTTACGGTGA
- a CDS encoding VOC family protein, which produces MKIEHIAIWVKDLEQSRAFYQKYFGAVSNEKYHNPAKNFQSYFLSFDKGCRLEIMTRPDIKESENSYESQQYGIIHLAFSVNSKEKVDELTEVLRKDGYTVAGEPRTTGDGYYESVILDPENNIIEIVSQ; this is translated from the coding sequence ATGAAAATTGAACATATTGCCATTTGGGTGAAAGATCTTGAACAATCCAGAGCATTTTATCAGAAATATTTTGGAGCGGTTTCCAATGAAAAATACCATAACCCTGCTAAAAACTTTCAATCCTATTTTCTAAGTTTTGATAAGGGCTGCCGTCTTGAAATCATGACCAGACCGGATATCAAAGAAAGTGAAAACTCATACGAATCCCAGCAGTACGGAATCATCCATCTTGCATTTTCGGTAAACAGTAAAGAAAAAGTAGATGAACTTACGGAAGTGTTAAGAAAAGACGGCTATACAGTTGCCGGAGAACCACGTACAACAGGAGACGGTTATTATGAAAGTGTCATTCTGGATCCGGAAAATAATATCATTGAAATTGTATCACAGTAA
- a CDS encoding DUF4822 domain-containing protein, with translation MNTLKKLCYLSAAVLLTASFVSCSSDDNEISIEQQTPSQVLSSTPWETTGAKDNNGKNVALTDANVAGYVGFAYFKANGNFAIYGLNDVLRSMGTWSVDPQGKTRTINLLNPDGTTILTRDVEILVLNRNEFTYRIHPNAADLSVYYDIIHTRTAHTEPSNGQLTLASTPWETTGAKDKDGNNVPLDNNNVAGYVGYSYFKANGTFKIFGLNDVLRSEGTWSISPDGKKRTLTTPTFTRVVDILVLNETTFTYRITDTTNPAVFYDIIHTKVNHKEPL, from the coding sequence ATGAATACACTGAAAAAATTATGTTACCTGTCTGCAGCTGTATTGCTAACAGCATCTTTCGTTTCATGTTCAAGCGATGATAATGAAATAAGTATTGAACAGCAGACTCCCTCACAGGTTCTTTCTTCCACTCCATGGGAAACTACCGGAGCAAAAGATAACAACGGAAAAAATGTGGCGTTAACCGATGCTAACGTGGCAGGATATGTAGGTTTTGCCTATTTCAAAGCCAATGGAAACTTTGCCATCTACGGATTGAATGATGTATTGAGATCAATGGGAACATGGTCTGTAGATCCCCAGGGAAAAACAAGAACGATCAACTTATTAAACCCAGACGGAACCACCATTCTCACTCGTGATGTTGAAATTCTTGTTTTAAATAGAAATGAATTTACCTACAGAATCCATCCTAATGCTGCTGATCTATCCGTTTATTATGACATCATCCATACAAGAACTGCTCATACCGAGCCAAGTAATGGACAGCTTACTTTGGCATCTACACCTTGGGAAACAACAGGAGCTAAAGATAAAGACGGAAACAATGTCCCATTAGATAATAATAATGTAGCCGGCTATGTGGGATATTCCTATTTTAAAGCTAATGGAACCTTCAAAATCTTTGGATTAAATGATGTTCTTCGTTCTGAAGGTACATGGTCTATTTCTCCGGATGGAAAAAAGAGAACACTTACAACTCCAACATTTACCCGTGTTGTTGATATCCTTGTTCTGAATGAAACTACATTCACTTACAGAATTACCGATACTACCAATCCGGCTGTATTTTACGACATCATCCATACGAAGGTAAACCATAAGGAGCCTTTGTAA
- a CDS encoding DUF434 domain-containing protein — protein sequence MNNRNRGKNTGDDTLFGSEKQISKLKLAVEDMHYLLTRDYPEKAASELVGNRYRLKTRQIQALRGASASAVQLQNRQLKHVNSSSLKGETVYLDGFNVLILLESLLSEAYIFEGLDGCFRDLSGVHGTYKRVNQTVRAVELVASFYRQNQIEKLVWIFDKPVSNSGRIKQIVLDFAEQHHLNWEADLQYNPDKILAESSEIIISSDAWILDHCKAWFNLIGHLIKEENLSVNLIKMM from the coding sequence ATGAATAACAGAAACCGCGGAAAAAATACAGGTGATGACACTCTGTTTGGTTCAGAAAAACAGATCAGCAAGCTGAAACTCGCTGTTGAAGACATGCATTATCTGCTGACCAGAGACTATCCGGAAAAAGCAGCTTCTGAACTCGTAGGAAACAGATACAGACTTAAAACCCGGCAGATACAGGCTTTACGGGGTGCATCCGCCTCTGCTGTACAGCTTCAAAACAGGCAGTTGAAGCATGTAAATTCTTCATCGTTAAAAGGAGAGACCGTATATCTTGACGGTTTCAATGTTCTGATTTTGCTGGAAAGTCTGCTCTCCGAAGCCTATATTTTTGAAGGACTGGATGGCTGTTTCCGTGATCTTTCCGGAGTTCATGGAACCTATAAAAGAGTGAATCAAACTGTGAGAGCCGTGGAATTGGTTGCTTCTTTTTACAGGCAAAATCAAATTGAAAAACTGGTATGGATCTTTGACAAACCTGTTTCCAACAGCGGACGGATCAAACAGATTGTCCTTGATTTTGCAGAGCAGCACCACCTCAATTGGGAAGCGGATCTGCAATATAATCCGGATAAAATACTGGCAGAGAGTTCAGAAATCATTATTTCCTCCGATGCGTGGATTCTGGATCATTGTAAAGCATGGTTTAACCTGATCGGACATCTGATCAAAGAAGAAAACCTCTCTGTTAATCTGATCAAAATGATGTGA
- a CDS encoding Na+/H+ antiporter, which yields MVENFIYYLGLVLVIIGSIMLANRLKVAYPIILVIAGLLISFIPGLPLLKIDPELIFIIFLPPLLYEAAFAVSWKEIWKMRRIITSFAFIVVFLTAISVAFAANLYIPGFSLALGFVLGGIVSPPDAVSAGAILKFVKVPKNLSTVLEGESLFNDASSLIIFRFAMVAVATGQFLWQDAALSFGWMVFGGLGIGVVLAFIFLEIEKIFPTDVNMDAILSLVAPYVMYIAAEEMHSSGVLAVVSGGLFLSVRRHQIFRTSQSRLRGSNVWESFVFLINGIVFLLIGLDLPEILVGLRKEGISLSDAVGYGLLITVVLILVRFISSFGAVFVTLIMRNFINVADRNPGMKAPVLMGWTGMRGVVSLAAALSIPVVMENGQPFPHRDLILFITFIVILATLIIQGLTLPALIKKLNLSDSGGGYMSGEESEQFLRREMRRVAFRYLNENYKERRTENEYFSKLMDRWEQEDKEDSIHKLSEEAKEIYFETLEQQRIWLREENRRNPNIDEEYIRHYLTRLDLEEERLRM from the coding sequence ATGGTGGAAAATTTTATTTATTATTTGGGACTGGTCCTTGTTATTATCGGGTCCATTATGCTGGCCAATCGGTTGAAAGTGGCCTATCCTATCATATTGGTTATTGCAGGACTCCTGATCAGTTTTATCCCCGGATTACCGTTGTTGAAAATTGATCCTGAACTGATCTTTATTATTTTCCTGCCTCCGCTTTTATATGAAGCAGCATTTGCCGTATCCTGGAAGGAAATCTGGAAAATGAGGCGGATTATTACCAGTTTTGCCTTCATTGTAGTTTTCCTTACAGCAATATCGGTAGCTTTTGCGGCGAACTTATACATTCCCGGTTTTTCGCTGGCATTAGGCTTTGTGCTGGGAGGAATTGTATCACCACCGGATGCGGTAAGTGCTGGAGCTATTTTGAAGTTTGTGAAAGTTCCTAAAAACCTTTCAACCGTTCTGGAAGGGGAAAGCTTATTTAATGATGCTTCTTCACTGATTATTTTCAGATTTGCAATGGTGGCCGTGGCTACAGGACAGTTCTTATGGCAGGATGCGGCATTGAGTTTTGGATGGATGGTGTTTGGAGGGTTGGGAATTGGAGTCGTATTGGCTTTTATATTCCTTGAAATAGAAAAAATATTTCCTACAGATGTCAATATGGATGCGATCCTTAGTCTGGTTGCGCCATATGTGATGTATATTGCAGCAGAAGAAATGCATTCCTCGGGAGTATTGGCCGTGGTAAGCGGTGGTTTATTCCTTTCCGTGAGAAGACATCAGATTTTCAGAACTTCACAATCCAGATTAAGAGGCTCCAACGTATGGGAAAGCTTTGTATTTCTGATCAACGGAATTGTATTCTTACTGATAGGTCTTGATCTGCCGGAAATTTTGGTAGGCTTACGTAAAGAGGGTATAAGTTTATCCGATGCAGTAGGTTATGGATTGCTGATTACTGTTGTATTGATTCTGGTCCGCTTTATCTCCTCTTTCGGTGCTGTTTTTGTAACCTTGATTATGAGGAATTTCATCAATGTAGCAGACAGAAATCCGGGAATGAAAGCTCCCGTATTGATGGGCTGGACAGGAATGCGTGGGGTAGTTTCACTGGCTGCTGCACTATCTATTCCTGTTGTCATGGAAAACGGACAACCTTTTCCGCACCGTGACCTTATTCTCTTCATTACATTTATTGTAATTCTTGCTACTTTGATTATTCAGGGATTGACATTACCGGCACTGATTAAAAAGCTTAATTTATCCGATTCCGGAGGAGGATATATGTCCGGGGAAGAATCTGAACAATTTTTGAGAAGAGAAATGCGACGGGTAGCCTTCAGGTATCTCAATGAAAATTATAAAGAGAGAAGAACAGAAAATGAATATTTTAGCAAATTGATGGACCGCTGGGAGCAGGAAGATAAAGAAGACTCTATCCATAAGCTGTCCGAAGAAGCCAAAGAAATTTATTTCGAAACCCTTGAGCAGCAAAGAATCTGGCTTCGGGAAGAAAACAGACGCAATCCTAATATTGACGAAGAATATATAAGACATTATTTAACCAGGCTTGATCTGGAAGAAGAACGACTCAGAATGTAA
- a CDS encoding TatD family hydrolase: protein MNTYIDIGINLTNKQFYHEHEEIINRALDHGVEHMILTGTSVRGSKESAGIAEEYPEILFSTAGIHPHDAKSFNGESIAELRKLLRHDYVVSVGECGLDFDRDFSPRPVQEKCYKAQLELAIEVNKPLFLHERSAFKRFNEITDEYLSQLPEAVVHCFTGTLNEAKNYLDKGFYLGFTGAISDKKRFRHLEDVIKYVPLDRMMIETDAPFMLPKNMPRTQNRRNEPSFLPYVAQTIAHLKKISISEVADETTETAGNFFRL from the coding sequence ATGAACACTTATATTGATATTGGCATTAATCTAACCAATAAACAGTTCTATCATGAACACGAAGAAATTATCAACCGTGCTTTGGATCACGGGGTTGAGCATATGATTCTTACCGGAACAAGTGTAAGAGGAAGTAAAGAATCTGCCGGAATTGCAGAAGAATATCCGGAAATTCTATTTTCAACAGCCGGAATTCATCCTCATGATGCCAAATCATTTAACGGAGAAAGTATCGCTGAACTCAGGAAATTATTGAGACACGATTATGTAGTTTCAGTAGGAGAGTGCGGACTGGATTTTGATCGGGATTTCTCGCCGAGACCTGTACAGGAAAAATGCTATAAAGCCCAGTTGGAGCTTGCGATAGAAGTCAATAAACCGCTTTTTCTTCATGAAAGATCTGCATTTAAAAGATTTAATGAGATTACAGATGAATATCTTTCCCAACTACCGGAAGCAGTTGTACACTGTTTTACCGGAACATTGAACGAAGCAAAAAACTATCTGGATAAAGGATTTTATTTAGGATTTACAGGAGCCATCAGTGACAAAAAAAGATTTAGACATCTCGAAGATGTTATAAAATATGTACCTCTGGACAGGATGATGATTGAAACAGACGCTCCTTTTATGCTTCCTAAAAATATGCCCAGAACTCAGAACAGACGAAATGAACCTTCATTCTTACCTTATGTGGCACAGACAATTGCTCACTTAAAGAAGATCAGCATTTCCGAAGTGGCAGACGAAACTACAGAAACTGCCGGAAATTTTTTCAGACTATAA